In one Jeotgalibacillus haloalkalitolerans genomic region, the following are encoded:
- a CDS encoding gluconeogenesis factor YvcK family protein, with amino-acid sequence MTQQKGKVVVIGGGTGLSVLLRGLKQHPLDLTAIVTVADDGGSSGRIRDDLKIPPPGDIRNVIAALSDVEPLVEEMFQYRFASKNELSGHSLGNLIIAAMTSITGDFAHGVEEMSKVLNVRGRVLPSANQSIVLSAEMEDGTIIKGESKIPFSGKKINRVFLTPKHVKALPQAIEAIEEADMIIIGPGSLYTSILPNLLVKEIGKAVLKSSAPKVYICNLMTQAGETMNYTASQHVEAIYQHMGAKFMDYVLVNNEDVPAEIRTLYDKEMAEPVKFDVDRLKGLGLQVVYDKIIINREGLIRHDTDRVAKIIVRLMAEAKDQLA; translated from the coding sequence ATGACGCAGCAAAAAGGTAAGGTTGTTGTGATCGGGGGCGGGACAGGCCTGTCTGTTCTGCTCCGCGGGCTGAAGCAGCACCCGCTTGATCTGACAGCGATTGTAACGGTAGCGGATGACGGGGGAAGCTCGGGCAGAATCAGGGATGACCTGAAGATCCCGCCTCCTGGGGATATCAGAAATGTTATTGCCGCATTATCTGATGTAGAGCCGCTTGTAGAAGAGATGTTCCAATACAGATTTGCGAGTAAAAACGAATTAAGCGGTCATTCGCTGGGGAACTTAATCATAGCAGCAATGACGTCCATTACCGGGGATTTCGCACACGGTGTAGAGGAAATGAGTAAAGTACTGAATGTCAGAGGCCGCGTGCTGCCTTCTGCCAACCAGAGTATTGTGCTTTCTGCAGAGATGGAAGACGGTACGATTATAAAAGGTGAATCTAAAATTCCATTTAGCGGGAAGAAGATTAACCGCGTATTTTTAACACCAAAACACGTTAAAGCACTACCTCAGGCGATAGAAGCCATTGAAGAAGCCGATATGATTATTATTGGGCCGGGCTCACTATATACAAGTATCCTGCCGAACCTGCTTGTAAAAGAAATAGGGAAGGCAGTATTAAAGAGCAGCGCGCCAAAGGTGTATATCTGTAACCTGATGACGCAGGCCGGTGAGACAATGAATTATACAGCTTCTCAGCATGTAGAAGCGATCTACCAGCATATGGGTGCCAAATTTATGGACTATGTGCTCGTCAATAATGAAGACGTTCCTGCGGAGATCCGCACACTTTATGATAAAGAAATGGCGGAACCCGTAAAATTTGATGTAGATCGATTAAAAGGACTCGGACTTCAGGTGGTTTATGATAAAATAATCATTAATCGCGAAGGACTGATTCGTCATGATACAGATCGTGTCGCAAAAATTATCGTCCGCTTAATGGCTGAGGCTAAGGATCAGCTAGCGTAG
- the whiA gene encoding DNA-binding protein WhiA → MSFASETKKELTQIEANDCCSKAELSALIRMNGSLSFSNRVLIVNIQTENAAIARRIYTLIKKNYTVQVELLVRKKMRLKKNNVYIVRIAEQARDILEDLNILGEGFRLNHAITPAMIGKKCCQRAYLRGAFLAGGSVNNPETSSYHLEIFTLYEEHNDSLANLMNQFDLNGKTIERKKGFITYLKEAEKITEFFSLIGAHQALLRFEDVRIVRDMRNSVNRLVNCETANLNKTIGAALRQVENIRFIERTAGLGILPDKLREIAELRVAYQDVTLKELGEMVSGGAVSKSGINHRLRKIDQIAEKLRKGEMVRN, encoded by the coding sequence ATGTCGTTTGCGTCAGAAACGAAAAAAGAACTCACCCAGATTGAGGCAAATGATTGCTGTTCAAAAGCAGAATTATCTGCGCTGATTCGGATGAACGGATCACTGTCTTTTTCTAACAGAGTTCTGATTGTCAATATTCAAACAGAAAATGCGGCAATTGCCCGCAGAATTTATACACTGATCAAAAAGAATTATACGGTACAGGTTGAACTCCTTGTGCGTAAGAAAATGAGACTGAAGAAAAACAACGTGTATATTGTCAGGATTGCTGAACAGGCGCGTGATATTCTTGAAGACCTCAACATCCTTGGAGAGGGCTTCCGTCTGAATCATGCAATCACACCGGCAATGATCGGTAAGAAATGCTGTCAGCGCGCATACTTAAGAGGCGCATTCCTGGCTGGCGGCTCAGTCAATAACCCGGAAACTTCATCCTACCACCTCGAAATCTTCACACTTTATGAAGAGCATAACGATTCACTTGCAAATCTGATGAATCAATTTGATCTGAATGGTAAGACGATTGAGCGTAAAAAAGGCTTTATCACTTATTTAAAAGAAGCTGAAAAAATCACTGAATTTTTCAGCCTGATCGGAGCTCATCAGGCGCTTCTCCGATTTGAAGATGTGCGCATTGTAAGAGATATGAGAAACTCAGTGAACCGTCTTGTGAATTGTGAAACAGCAAACCTGAATAAAACGATTGGAGCGGCACTCAGACAGGTTGAGAATATCCGCTTTATCGAAAGAACTGCAGGGCTTGGTATCCTGCCGGACAAGCTGAGGGAAATCGCTGAACTCAGAGTCGCGTATCAGGACGTTACGTTAAAAGAACTTGGAGAAATGGTCTCCGGCGGAGCTGTCAGCAAGTCCGGGATTAATCACCGCTTAAGAAAAATAGATCAGATCGCTGAAAAGTTGCGTAAAGGTGAAATGGTAAGAAATTAA
- a CDS encoding HPr family phosphocarrier protein, which produces MQQKEVTVRLKSGLQARPASMFVQEATKFKSDVYIEKENKKVNAKSIMGLMSLALGSGESFTLITDGTDEEAAMQTLAAYVEEEN; this is translated from the coding sequence ATGCAGCAAAAAGAAGTGACAGTCAGGTTGAAAAGTGGATTGCAGGCACGCCCTGCATCCATGTTTGTTCAGGAAGCTACAAAGTTTAAATCCGACGTGTATATCGAAAAAGAAAACAAAAAGGTGAATGCAAAAAGCATTATGGGCTTAATGAGCCTAGCACTTGGATCAGGTGAAAGCTTTACATTGATCACAGATGGTACAGATGAAGAAGCAGCAATGCAAACGCTTGCCGCATACGTAGAAGAAGAGAATTAA
- a CDS encoding glutaredoxin family protein, protein MIVHFYTRKNCGLCEEGKLMLELAQEDHGFIIEERDIDTSDEWTEKYGLMIPVVEVDGEIINAGNIDFVTISKRFQKKS, encoded by the coding sequence ATGATCGTACATTTTTACACCCGCAAAAACTGCGGTCTATGTGAAGAAGGTAAATTAATGCTCGAGCTCGCACAGGAAGACCATGGCTTTATAATAGAAGAGCGTGATATTGATACGTCTGATGAATGGACGGAAAAGTATGGGCTGATGATTCCGGTAGTGGAAGTTGACGGTGAAATCATCAATGCAGGCAATATTGACTTTGTGACAATAAGTAAACGTTTTCAAAAAAAGTCTTGA
- a CDS encoding sugar-binding transcriptional regulator, with protein sequence MANIIDIQKRLVPDLLDEIQLKYQVLRSVRFLQPVGRRSLAQSLGMTERVLRKEVEQLKAQDLLHIHSSGMSLTKDGLEILIPLERMINEISGITLMEHSLKEMLKVKEVMIVPGDSDDSPWVKEELGRAAIQSMKPYVGTDTVIAVTGGTTMSAVAGMLTPDFATPETLFVPARGGIGEDVQNQANTICSTMALKSGARHRVLYVPDQVSREVYESIMKEPAIKEVMSLITSADIVLHGIGDAFTMAKRRSTTEEHFQTISSGQAVGEAFGYYFDVEGNIVHKVKTIGLQLKDLSNVPNVFAVAGGHSKAQAIRAYFKGAPETSSTLITDEGAAKELLKG encoded by the coding sequence ATGGCAAATATAATTGACATCCAAAAGCGTCTGGTACCTGACCTGCTAGATGAGATTCAACTGAAGTACCAGGTTTTGAGGTCAGTCAGGTTCTTGCAGCCTGTTGGCAGAAGAAGTCTTGCACAGTCTCTTGGTATGACTGAGCGGGTATTAAGGAAAGAGGTTGAGCAGTTAAAAGCTCAGGATCTGCTTCACATTCATTCATCAGGAATGAGCCTGACAAAGGATGGGTTGGAAATCCTTATTCCGCTTGAACGCATGATCAATGAGATATCGGGTATAACCTTAATGGAGCATTCCTTAAAGGAAATGCTGAAAGTCAAAGAGGTTATGATTGTACCCGGTGACAGCGACGATTCGCCATGGGTGAAGGAAGAGCTTGGACGGGCAGCAATTCAGAGTATGAAGCCTTATGTCGGCACTGACACAGTGATTGCAGTGACCGGTGGTACCACAATGTCTGCAGTAGCAGGCATGCTGACACCTGACTTTGCCACTCCTGAAACATTATTTGTTCCGGCACGTGGCGGCATTGGTGAGGATGTTCAGAACCAGGCGAATACGATCTGCTCGACAATGGCACTTAAATCCGGTGCGAGGCACAGAGTTCTATATGTGCCGGATCAGGTCAGCCGTGAAGTGTATGAATCGATCATGAAAGAACCTGCGATAAAAGAAGTGATGTCACTCATTACTTCAGCAGATATTGTTCTTCACGGAATCGGTGATGCATTTACAATGGCAAAGCGCCGCAGCACAACAGAAGAACATTTTCAGACCATATCTTCCGGACAGGCTGTAGGTGAAGCATTTGGTTATTATTTTGATGTGGAAGGTAACATTGTCCACAAGGTAAAAACCATCGGGCTTCAGCTGAAAGACCTGAGCAATGTACCTAACGTATTTGCCGTAGCCGGAGGTCATTCGAAGGCACAGGCAATCCGCGCTTATTTTAAAGGCGCACCAGAGACTTCTTCGACGCTGATTACAGACGAAGGAGCAGCGAAAGAGCTTTTGAAAGGGTAA
- the gap gene encoding type I glyceraldehyde-3-phosphate dehydrogenase — protein MTVKIGINGFGRIGRNVYRAALNNPEVEVVAVNDLTDANMLAHLLQYDSVHGKLDQKVEVDGDDNLLVDGHKVKVLAERDPANLPWGELGVEIVIESTGIFTKGEAAAKHLEGGAKKVIISAPANGEDLTVVMGVNEDKYDPASHNVISNASCTTNCLAPFAKVLNDKFGIKRGMMTTVHSYTNDQQILDLPHKDYRRARAAAENIIPTSTGAAKAVSLVLPELEGKLNGMAMRVPTPNVSLVDLVAEFEQNVTADEINAALKEAAEGDLKGILAYSDEPLVSTDYNGNTNSSIVDGLSTMVLEDNMVKVLSWYDNETGYSNRCVDLASYMAKKGL, from the coding sequence ATGACAGTGAAAATTGGAATTAACGGATTTGGACGTATCGGACGTAACGTATACCGTGCAGCACTTAACAACCCGGAAGTAGAGGTTGTAGCAGTAAACGACCTTACTGATGCTAATATGCTTGCACACCTTCTACAGTATGACTCAGTTCACGGAAAGCTTGATCAGAAAGTAGAAGTTGATGGCGACGACAACCTTCTTGTTGACGGACACAAAGTAAAAGTACTTGCTGAACGTGATCCTGCAAACCTTCCATGGGGCGAGCTTGGCGTTGAGATCGTAATCGAATCAACTGGTATCTTCACTAAAGGTGAAGCTGCTGCTAAGCACCTTGAAGGTGGAGCGAAGAAAGTAATCATCTCTGCACCAGCTAACGGCGAAGACCTTACAGTGGTAATGGGTGTTAACGAAGACAAGTATGACCCGGCTAGCCACAACGTAATCTCTAACGCTTCATGTACAACAAACTGCCTTGCACCATTTGCTAAGGTTCTTAACGACAAGTTCGGCATCAAGCGCGGTATGATGACAACAGTTCACTCATACACAAATGACCAGCAGATTCTTGACCTGCCACACAAAGACTACCGTCGTGCGCGTGCAGCTGCTGAAAACATTATCCCAACTTCAACTGGAGCTGCAAAAGCAGTATCTCTTGTACTTCCAGAACTTGAAGGCAAGTTGAACGGTATGGCTATGCGTGTACCAACGCCAAACGTATCACTTGTTGACCTTGTAGCTGAATTCGAACAGAACGTAACTGCTGACGAAATCAACGCTGCACTTAAAGAAGCTGCTGAAGGCGACCTTAAAGGAATCCTTGCATACAGCGACGAGCCACTTGTATCAACTGACTACAATGGCAACACAAACTCTTCAATCGTAGATGGTCTTTCTACAATGGTTCTTGAAGATAACATGGTAAAAGTACTTTCTTGGTACGATAACGAAACTGGTTACTCAAACCGTTGTGTAGACTTAGCTTCTTACATGGCGAAAAAAGGACTGTAA
- a CDS encoding phosphoglycerate kinase encodes MNKKSMKDVDLKGKRVFCRVDFNVPMKDGEVTDDTRVRAALPTIKYLTEAGAKVILASHLGRPKGEVVEELRLAPVAAHLSSLIGKDVKTVDEAYGAKAEEAVSSLEEGDILVLENVRFYPGEEKNDAELAKHFASLADVYVNDAFGAAHRAHASTAGIAEHIPAVSGLLMEKELDVLGKALSNPERPFTAIIGGAKVKDKIGVIDHLLDKVDNLIIGGGLAYTFVKAQGHEIGKSLLEEDKIDLAKQFMKKAEDKGVKFYMPVDIVVADDFSNDANIKEVPVDEIPSDWEGLDIGPKTRELYRDVILQSKLVIWNGPMGVFELDSFANGTKAVGQALADAQDTYSVIGGGDSAAAVEKFGMADKMSHISTGGGASLEFMEGKDLPGVVALNDK; translated from the coding sequence ATGAACAAGAAAAGCATGAAAGATGTTGATCTTAAAGGGAAACGGGTATTTTGCCGCGTAGACTTTAACGTGCCGATGAAGGACGGAGAAGTGACAGACGATACACGCGTGCGTGCAGCCCTGCCTACGATCAAGTATTTAACAGAAGCCGGAGCGAAGGTGATTTTAGCGAGCCACCTTGGACGTCCAAAGGGTGAGGTTGTTGAGGAACTTCGTCTTGCACCTGTCGCAGCACACCTGTCTTCACTCATTGGAAAAGATGTGAAAACAGTGGATGAGGCATACGGTGCGAAAGCTGAAGAAGCCGTTTCATCTCTTGAAGAAGGAGACATTCTCGTTCTTGAAAATGTGCGCTTCTACCCAGGTGAGGAAAAGAACGATGCTGAACTTGCAAAGCACTTTGCAAGCCTTGCTGATGTCTATGTAAACGATGCATTCGGTGCAGCACACCGTGCACATGCTTCAACTGCAGGAATCGCAGAACACATCCCTGCTGTTTCAGGTCTGCTGATGGAAAAAGAGCTTGATGTATTAGGAAAAGCATTATCTAATCCGGAGCGCCCGTTTACAGCAATTATTGGCGGAGCAAAAGTAAAAGATAAAATTGGTGTAATCGATCATCTGCTTGATAAAGTGGATAACCTGATTATCGGTGGCGGACTGGCTTATACTTTCGTAAAAGCACAGGGCCATGAAATCGGAAAATCTCTTTTAGAAGAAGATAAGATTGATCTTGCAAAACAATTTATGAAAAAAGCAGAAGACAAAGGCGTGAAGTTCTATATGCCGGTCGATATCGTCGTAGCGGATGATTTTTCAAACGATGCGAATATCAAAGAAGTTCCGGTTGATGAAATTCCATCTGACTGGGAAGGTCTTGATATCGGACCGAAAACACGTGAATTGTACCGTGATGTGATCCTTCAGTCCAAGCTTGTGATCTGGAATGGACCAATGGGCGTATTTGAACTTGATTCATTTGCGAATGGTACAAAAGCGGTAGGACAAGCCCTTGCTGATGCACAGGATACATATTCTGTCATCGGTGGAGGAGACTCAGCTGCAGCAGTCGAGAAATTCGGCATGGCAGATAAAATGAGTCATATCTCAACAGGTGGCGGTGCCTCTCTTGAGTTTATGGAAGGTAAAGATCTTCCAGGCGTTGTCGCACTAAACGATAAGTAA
- the tpiA gene encoding triose-phosphate isomerase yields MRKPIIAGNWKMNKTASEAKAFTEEVASKVPSNEKVDAVICSPALFLANLVDLTENSDAAVGAQNMHFEENGAFTGETSPVALQDLGVQYVILGHSERRDMFNETDESVNKKTHAAFKHGLTPIVCVGESLEQRENNETKDFVGGQVKAALEGLSEEQVKQTVIAYEPIWAIGTGKSSTAEDANEVCAHIRSVVASTVSEAAAEAVRIQYGGSVKPANIEEYMAQSDIDGALVGGASLEADSFLALVEAGANA; encoded by the coding sequence ATGCGTAAACCGATTATTGCAGGAAACTGGAAAATGAATAAAACAGCATCTGAGGCGAAAGCTTTTACTGAAGAAGTTGCTTCAAAAGTACCTTCAAATGAGAAGGTGGATGCTGTAATCTGTTCACCGGCACTATTTTTAGCAAACCTTGTGGATTTGACTGAAAACTCAGATGCCGCTGTAGGTGCACAGAACATGCACTTCGAGGAAAATGGAGCTTTCACAGGCGAAACAAGCCCTGTCGCACTTCAGGACCTTGGTGTACAATATGTGATTCTTGGACACTCTGAACGCCGTGACATGTTCAATGAAACGGATGAGTCAGTAAACAAGAAGACACATGCTGCATTCAAGCATGGCCTTACACCAATCGTGTGTGTGGGTGAATCACTTGAACAGCGTGAAAACAACGAAACAAAAGACTTTGTCGGTGGTCAGGTCAAGGCTGCACTGGAAGGATTATCTGAAGAGCAGGTAAAACAGACAGTTATTGCATACGAGCCAATCTGGGCAATCGGCACTGGTAAATCTTCAACTGCAGAAGATGCAAATGAAGTATGTGCACACATCCGTTCAGTTGTTGCTTCAACTGTGTCAGAAGCTGCTGCAGAAGCAGTACGTATTCAGTATGGCGGCAGCGTAAAACCTGCTAACATCGAAGAGTACATGGCACAAAGCGATATTGACGGAGCACTTGTCGGCGGTGCAAGCCTTGAAGCAGATTCATTCCTTGCACTAGTGGAGGCTGGCGCAAATGCGTAA
- the gpmI gene encoding 2,3-bisphosphoglycerate-independent phosphoglycerate mutase: MRKAPVALIILDGFALRDETKGNAVAKANKPNFDRYWETFPHNQLTACGEAVGLPDGQMGNSEVGHLNIGAGRTVYQNLTRINISIRDKEFHSIPEFLRAVDNAKRHNKALHIMGLLSDGGVHSHYEHLFALLELAKEKGLTKVYVHGFLDGRDVAPSSGLQYIADAEARMKEIGVGEFATISGRYYAMDRDNRWERVEKAYRVMVDGTGPSFSSAEEGVQASYDEEVYDEFVIPFVVEKDGAPVGRIESQDSVIFFNFRPDRAIQMSTALTNPDFQGFDLGHNKPENLQFVSFTHYSDKVRADVAFKAADLKNTIGEVLSAEGLTQLRIAETEKYPHVTFFMSGGREEKFPGEERILIDSPKVATYDLKPEMSAYEVTDALLDAINEDRFDAILLNFANPDMVGHSGMLDPTVKAIEAVDECLGKIVDLIHEKGGHAIITADHGNSDEVITTDDKPMTAHTTNPVPVIVTKEGVELREGGILGDLAPTMLDLLKVEKPEEMTGESLIKK; the protein is encoded by the coding sequence ATGCGTAAAGCCCCAGTTGCTTTAATTATTCTTGACGGTTTTGCGCTGCGTGACGAAACAAAAGGAAACGCAGTCGCTAAAGCAAACAAGCCGAACTTTGACCGATACTGGGAAACCTTTCCCCATAATCAACTGACTGCATGCGGTGAAGCGGTTGGACTTCCGGATGGACAGATGGGTAACTCAGAGGTAGGTCACCTGAATATCGGTGCAGGACGCACGGTATATCAGAACCTGACGCGTATTAACATTTCAATCCGTGACAAGGAATTTCACTCTATCCCGGAATTCCTGCGTGCGGTTGATAATGCAAAGCGTCACAACAAAGCACTTCACATCATGGGACTGCTTTCTGACGGCGGCGTACACAGTCATTATGAACACCTCTTTGCACTGCTTGAGCTTGCAAAAGAGAAGGGTCTGACAAAAGTATACGTTCACGGATTTTTAGATGGACGCGACGTGGCTCCTTCGTCAGGTCTTCAGTATATTGCGGATGCTGAAGCAAGAATGAAAGAGATCGGCGTCGGGGAATTCGCAACCATTTCCGGCCGTTATTATGCAATGGACCGTGACAACCGCTGGGAACGCGTTGAAAAAGCGTACCGCGTGATGGTTGACGGTACAGGCCCTTCATTCAGTTCAGCTGAAGAAGGTGTCCAGGCTTCTTATGATGAAGAAGTATATGATGAATTTGTCATTCCTTTCGTGGTTGAAAAGGATGGAGCACCTGTTGGCAGAATTGAAAGTCAGGATTCAGTGATCTTCTTCAACTTCCGTCCTGACCGTGCAATTCAAATGTCAACAGCACTCACTAACCCTGACTTCCAAGGCTTTGACCTGGGTCATAACAAACCTGAAAATCTGCAATTCGTCAGCTTCACTCACTATAGCGATAAAGTGCGCGCTGACGTCGCATTTAAAGCAGCAGATCTGAAAAACACAATCGGAGAAGTGCTTTCAGCTGAAGGCCTTACGCAGCTGCGTATTGCTGAAACGGAAAAGTATCCTCACGTCACGTTCTTTATGAGCGGTGGCCGTGAAGAGAAATTCCCTGGCGAAGAACGGATCCTGATTGATTCACCTAAAGTGGCAACGTATGATCTGAAACCTGAAATGAGCGCATACGAAGTGACGGACGCGTTACTTGATGCAATCAATGAAGACCGATTTGATGCGATCCTGCTGAATTTTGCGAATCCGGATATGGTTGGTCACAGCGGAATGCTTGATCCGACTGTAAAAGCGATTGAAGCTGTAGACGAATGTCTTGGCAAAATCGTTGATCTGATTCACGAAAAAGGTGGACATGCCATTATTACTGCAGACCATGGTAACTCAGACGAAGTCATTACGACTGATGACAAGCCGATGACTGCTCACACAACAAATCCTGTACCGGTGATTGTAACGAAGGAAGGCGTAGAGCTCCGTGAGGGCGGAATTCTCGGCGACCTTGCACCGACGATGCTTGATTTGCTGAAGGTTGAAAAGCCTGAAGAAATGACTGGTGAGTCGCTTATTAAGAAGTAA
- the eno gene encoding phosphopyruvate hydratase — MPFIVDVYAREVIDSRGNPTVEVEVYTESGAFGRALVPSGASTGEYEAVELRDGDKDRYVGKGVLKAVENVNNVIAPELIDSYSVLDQVSIDQAMIELDGTENKGKLGANAILGVSMAVAHAAADYLDVPLYQYLGGFNAKQLPVPMMNILNGGEHADNNVDIQEFMVMPVGAETFREGLRMGAEIFHSLKSVLKDKGLNTAVGDEGGFAPNLGSNEEALSTIIEAIEKAGYKPGEQVLLAMDVAASEIFNKEDGKYHLSGEGVVKSSEEMVNWYAEMADKYPIVSIEDGLDENDWDGFKLLTEKIGDKVQLVGDDLFVTNTEKLSRGIEQGIGNSILIKVNQIGTLTETFDAIEMAKRAGYTAVISHRSGETEDATIADIAVATNAGQIKTGAPSRTDRVAKYNQLLRIEDQLGATAQYLGAKTFYNLR, encoded by the coding sequence ATGCCATTTATCGTAGATGTATACGCACGTGAAGTAATCGATTCACGCGGTAACCCAACAGTAGAAGTTGAAGTTTACACTGAAAGCGGCGCGTTTGGCCGTGCACTTGTCCCATCAGGTGCTTCAACAGGTGAATATGAAGCAGTAGAACTTCGTGACGGTGACAAAGACCGTTATGTAGGTAAAGGTGTTCTTAAGGCAGTAGAGAACGTGAACAACGTAATCGCGCCAGAACTAATCGACAGCTATTCAGTACTTGACCAGGTGTCAATCGACCAGGCAATGATCGAGCTTGATGGTACTGAAAACAAAGGTAAGCTTGGTGCTAACGCAATCCTTGGTGTATCTATGGCCGTTGCTCACGCAGCAGCAGATTACCTTGATGTACCACTTTATCAGTACCTTGGCGGATTCAACGCGAAGCAGCTTCCAGTTCCAATGATGAACATCCTTAACGGTGGAGAGCACGCTGATAACAACGTAGACATCCAGGAATTCATGGTAATGCCTGTTGGCGCTGAAACGTTCCGTGAAGGACTTCGTATGGGTGCAGAAATCTTCCATTCACTAAAATCAGTTCTAAAAGACAAAGGTCTTAACACTGCTGTTGGTGATGAAGGAGGATTCGCTCCAAACCTTGGTTCAAACGAAGAAGCACTTTCAACAATTATTGAAGCAATCGAAAAAGCAGGATACAAGCCAGGAGAACAGGTTCTTCTTGCAATGGACGTAGCTGCTTCTGAAATCTTCAACAAAGAAGACGGCAAGTACCACCTTTCTGGAGAAGGCGTTGTGAAGTCTTCTGAAGAAATGGTTAACTGGTATGCTGAAATGGCTGACAAGTATCCAATCGTATCAATCGAGGACGGCCTTGATGAAAACGACTGGGATGGCTTCAAGCTGTTAACTGAAAAGATCGGCGACAAAGTTCAGCTTGTAGGTGACGATCTGTTCGTTACAAATACTGAAAAGCTTTCTCGCGGTATCGAGCAGGGAATTGGTAACTCAATCCTGATCAAAGTGAACCAGATCGGTACACTGACTGAAACATTTGATGCAATCGAAATGGCGAAGCGCGCAGGTTACACTGCAGTTATCTCTCACCGCTCTGGTGAAACTGAAGATGCAACAATCGCTGACATCGCAGTTGCTACAAATGCTGGTCAAATTAAGACTGGTGCTCCATCACGTACTGACCGCGTTGCGAAATACAACCAGCTTCTTCGTATCGAAGACCAGCTTGGTGCAACAGCTCAGTACCTTGGCGCTAAAACTTTCTACAACCTACGCTAA
- a CDS encoding cell wall hydrolase produces the protein MTRVKHNSKDIDLIARMIRAEAEGEGKLGMLMVGNVIVNRAVADCLDFRDVRTINDVIFQIQGGNYSFEAVQKGNLFYSPARDLERDLARQVIKNWRQHPSKYALWYFNPYAPCPPTWYDQPFSGQFKQHCYYEPQANTCESVYR, from the coding sequence GTGACAAGAGTGAAACACAACAGCAAGGATATTGATCTGATTGCAAGAATGATAAGAGCTGAAGCTGAGGGTGAAGGGAAGCTGGGCATGCTGATGGTTGGGAATGTGATTGTGAATCGGGCTGTGGCTGACTGTCTGGATTTCAGGGATGTCAGAACGATCAATGATGTGATTTTTCAAATTCAGGGTGGGAATTATTCTTTTGAAGCTGTGCAGAAAGGTAATTTATTTTATAGTCCGGCAAGGGATCTTGAAAGAGATCTAGCTAGACAGGTCATTAAGAATTGGAGGCAGCATCCTTCTAAATATGCGCTTTGGTACTTCAATCCTTATGCGCCATGCCCTCCGACGTGGTACGATCAGCCATTTTCAGGGCAGTTTAAGCAGCATTGTTATTATGAACCTCAGGCTAATACGTGTGAGAGTGTTTATAGATGA
- a CDS encoding DUF1540 domain-containing protein codes for MEQIIMCEVNSCKFNRDGTRCGAEKIHVAPHKGRADSSEETDCKTYEHI; via the coding sequence ATGGAACAAATCATTATGTGCGAAGTGAACAGCTGTAAATTCAACCGGGATGGTACAAGGTGTGGTGCGGAAAAGATTCATGTGGCACCTCATAAAGGCCGTGCGGATTCAAGTGAGGAAACAGACTGCAAGACATACGAGCATATTTAA